One segment of Belonocnema kinseyi isolate 2016_QV_RU_SX_M_011 chromosome 7, B_treatae_v1, whole genome shotgun sequence DNA contains the following:
- the LOC117176877 gene encoding probable RNA-binding protein EIF1AD isoform X2, with protein sequence MSRSTKRKHVARELEEDLSVPTESQSIVQLIESRGNNLHEAMDATGDRFLISMPPKFRKSIWVKRGDFVIIEPILEGDKVKGEIFKILTREHIKFYQSQNCWPQEFEQKRHESNGDADNEEEEDSKDNEEKEEDDLFVNTNRPPVNHDTTETESDPSSEASDSD encoded by the exons ATGTCCAGATCAACGAAACGAAAACACGTAGCCCGGGAGCTCGAGGAGGATTTAAGTGTGCCCACTGAGTCTCAATCAATAGTTCAACTAATAGAATCACGTGGGAATAACCTTCACGAAGCGATGGATGCAACGGGAGATCGATTTCTAATATCTATGCCACCGAAGTTTCGAAAAAGTATCTGGGTGAAAAGAGGAGATTTCGTTATTATCGAACCCATTCTAGAAGGCGACAAAGTCAagggagaaatttttaaaatcttaacaagg gAGCATATAAAGTTCTACCAGTCACAAAATTGTTGGCCACAGGAATTTGAACAAAAGCGACACGAAAGCAACGGGGATGCAGACAATGAAGAGGAAGAAGATTCAAAAGATAACGAAGAGAAGGAAGAAGATGACCTTTTTGTGAACACGAACAGACCACCGGTAAATCATGATACGACCGAAACAGAAAGTGATCCTAGTTCCGAAGCCTCAGATTCTGATTAA
- the LOC117176877 gene encoding probable RNA-binding protein EIF1AD isoform X1 → MDKIIMSRSTKRKHVARELEEDLSVPTESQSIVQLIESRGNNLHEAMDATGDRFLISMPPKFRKSIWVKRGDFVIIEPILEGDKVKGEIFKILTREHIKFYQSQNCWPQEFEQKRHESNGDADNEEEEDSKDNEEKEEDDLFVNTNRPPVNHDTTETESDPSSEASDSD, encoded by the exons ATCATAATGTCCAGATCAACGAAACGAAAACACGTAGCCCGGGAGCTCGAGGAGGATTTAAGTGTGCCCACTGAGTCTCAATCAATAGTTCAACTAATAGAATCACGTGGGAATAACCTTCACGAAGCGATGGATGCAACGGGAGATCGATTTCTAATATCTATGCCACCGAAGTTTCGAAAAAGTATCTGGGTGAAAAGAGGAGATTTCGTTATTATCGAACCCATTCTAGAAGGCGACAAAGTCAagggagaaatttttaaaatcttaacaagg gAGCATATAAAGTTCTACCAGTCACAAAATTGTTGGCCACAGGAATTTGAACAAAAGCGACACGAAAGCAACGGGGATGCAGACAATGAAGAGGAAGAAGATTCAAAAGATAACGAAGAGAAGGAAGAAGATGACCTTTTTGTGAACACGAACAGACCACCGGTAAATCATGATACGACCGAAACAGAAAGTGATCCTAGTTCCGAAGCCTCAGATTCTGATTAA